Within Solirubrobacterales bacterium, the genomic segment ATACCGAGAAACAGACCCTGATCCGGGGTCTGATCGCGACCTACAACGCCGATCCGCCAGGCGGCGTCAAAGGCGGCTGAAAGAGGCATCCGACGGCCGGTACAGAATCATGAGGGATGAAGGTCGTGATGGGGATAGATCCCGGGACGGCGAATCTCGGGTTCGGAGTGGTTCGAATCGAAGGGGGTCACATGGTGGCTCTCGACGGTGGAGTGGTCGAGACCGACTCGGGGGACCCCCTCGAACGGCGTCTGAGTGAGATCCACTCGACGCTCTCCCGGCTGATCAAGTGGCATCAGCCGGTGGCCCTGGCGATCGAGGATCTCTACTTCGGCAAGAACGTCGGCTCGGCGATGAAGGTGGGCCAGGCTTCGGGCGTCTCCATGCTGGCGGCCGCCCAATGCGATGTTCCCTGCTTCAGTTACACGCCGCAGGCGATCAAGACTGCGGTCTGCGGTTCCGGCAATGCTGCCAAGCGACAGGTTCAGAAGATGGTCGCGACCCTGCTCAACCTGAACGAGGTGCCGCAGCCCGACCATGCGGCAGACGCGCTGGCGGTTGCCATCTGCCACGG encodes:
- the ruvC gene encoding crossover junction endodeoxyribonuclease RuvC; amino-acid sequence: MKVVMGIDPGTANLGFGVVRIEGGHMVALDGGVVETDSGDPLERRLSEIHSTLSRLIKWHQPVALAIEDLYFGKNVGSAMKVGQASGVSMLAAAQCDVPCFSYTPQAIKTAVCGSGNAAKRQVQKMVATLLNLNEVPQPDHAADALAVAICHGGTAGRRDATEAALAGSASSLRVAS